A single genomic interval of Lewinellaceae bacterium harbors:
- a CDS encoding WD40 repeat domain-containing protein, with translation MPELTVRKQAQLTGHNTSVFALGRGPGADGFFSGAGDGWIVRWGLKEPEVGRLAARVDTQIFSLLYLPEWDRVIAGDMNGGLHWIQLGEPEKTRNIAHHQKGVFDILRIGPYVYTAGGQGLLTRWDAASGRSLESIQLSNQSLRCLAYCPERGELAAGASDHAIYFLGAETLELRHRLAKAHDNSVFTLHYTPGGAHLLSGGRDAMLKAWALGNTPELLSAQAAHWYTINSIAFHPEGRWFATGSRDRSIKLWNPQTFELLKVLDASRDGGHVNSVNRLFWHPYHNSLISASDDRTMIVWEVEGAP, from the coding sequence ATGCCTGAATTGACCGTTCGCAAGCAAGCACAGCTCACCGGGCACAACACCTCGGTTTTTGCCCTGGGCCGGGGGCCGGGGGCCGATGGATTCTTCTCCGGCGCCGGAGACGGCTGGATCGTGAGATGGGGGCTGAAGGAGCCGGAAGTAGGGCGCCTGGCCGCCAGGGTAGATACCCAAATCTTCTCTCTGCTCTACCTGCCGGAATGGGACCGGGTAATCGCCGGCGACATGAACGGCGGCCTGCATTGGATTCAGTTGGGCGAACCGGAGAAAACCCGCAATATCGCCCATCATCAGAAAGGCGTCTTCGATATCCTCAGGATCGGCCCTTACGTTTATACAGCCGGAGGACAGGGCCTGCTCACGCGCTGGGACGCGGCCAGCGGCCGCAGCCTGGAAAGCATTCAACTCAGCAACCAGAGCCTGCGCTGCCTGGCTTACTGCCCGGAACGGGGAGAACTGGCCGCCGGCGCCAGCGACCATGCCATCTACTTCCTGGGCGCCGAGACCCTGGAACTGCGCCACCGCCTCGCCAAAGCTCACGACAACTCGGTTTTCACCCTGCACTATACCCCCGGCGGCGCCCACTTGCTCAGCGGCGGCCGCGACGCTATGCTCAAAGCCTGGGCGTTGGGCAATACCCCGGAATTGCTGTCCGCCCAGGCGGCCCACTGGTACACCATCAACAGCATCGCTTTCCATCCGGAAGGGCGCTGGTTTGCCACCGGCAGCCGCGACCGGTCCATTAAGCTATGGAACCCTCAAACCTTCGAACTGCTCAAAGTGCTGGACGCCAGCCGCGACGGCGGCCATGTCAATTCGGTCAACCGGCTGTTCTGGCATCCCTACCACAATTCCCTCATCTCCGCCAGCGACGACCGGACAATGATTGTGTGGGAAGTTGAAGGAGCCCCTTGA
- a CDS encoding dCTP deaminase, translating to MILSDKKILEGIENGEIVIEPFQRHCLGTNSYDVHLSRWLAIYKDHVLDARRHNPIEYLEIPESGFVLHPNTLYLGVTEEYTETHNAVPFLEGKSSVGRLGIDIHATAGKGDVGFCNTWTLEISCTHPVRVYAGMPIGQLIYFRVDGEILNYYNTKKNAKYNERTDKPVESMMWKNKF from the coding sequence ATGATTTTGTCGGACAAGAAGATACTGGAAGGCATCGAAAACGGGGAGATCGTCATCGAGCCGTTCCAGCGGCATTGCCTGGGCACCAACTCCTACGATGTGCACCTGAGCCGGTGGCTTGCCATCTACAAGGACCACGTCCTGGATGCGCGCCGCCACAATCCGATCGAATACCTGGAAATCCCAGAGAGCGGCTTTGTCCTCCATCCCAACACCCTTTACCTGGGCGTTACGGAGGAGTATACCGAAACGCACAACGCCGTGCCTTTCCTGGAGGGCAAATCGAGCGTTGGCCGGCTCGGCATCGACATCCATGCCACCGCCGGCAAGGGCGACGTCGGCTTCTGCAATACCTGGACGCTGGAGATATCCTGCACCCACCCGGTGCGGGTCTACGCGGGCATGCCTATCGGGCAGCTCATCTACTTCCGGGTCGATGGCGAAATCCTCAATTATTACAATACCAAGAAGAACGCCAAGTACAACGAGCGGACGGATAAGCCGGTGGAGAGCATGATGTGGAAGAATAAGTTTTGA